In Bradyrhizobium guangxiense, the following are encoded in one genomic region:
- a CDS encoding carboxymuconolactone decarboxylase family protein, with protein MSENKRLVWNEVAPHGAKALFSIHHYITTGTDLPHELIHLVFLRVSQINGCAHCIDLHTRDLLATMSFEKVALVSVWAEVPHLFPDKYRAALAWAEEVTLVSETHASDEAYAAASAAFAPKDLVDLTITIAAMNAFNRLGAPFRLPVKAKA; from the coding sequence ATGAGCGAGAACAAGCGGCTGGTCTGGAACGAAGTGGCACCCCACGGTGCAAAGGCGCTCTTCAGCATCCACCACTACATCACCACGGGTACCGACCTGCCCCACGAACTGATCCACCTCGTCTTCCTGCGGGTTTCGCAGATCAACGGCTGTGCGCACTGCATTGACCTGCACACCCGGGACCTCTTGGCCACGATGTCATTTGAAAAAGTCGCCCTCGTTTCAGTCTGGGCCGAGGTGCCCCACCTGTTTCCCGACAAGTACCGGGCTGCCCTCGCGTGGGCGGAGGAAGTTACGCTCGTCAGCGAGACGCACGCCTCCGACGAGGCCTATGCGGCCGCAAGCGCGGCTTTCGCCCCAAAGGATCTCGTGGACCTCACGATCACGATTGCGGCCATGAACGCATTCAACCGGTTGGGGGCGCCCTTTCGGCTCCCGGTCAAGGCCAAGGCCTGA
- the sigJ gene encoding RNA polymerase sigma factor SigJ, with the protein MDDQRTTEFEAERRRLTRLAYRMMGSLTEAEDVVQDAWLRWVGVERGVDSPPGYLTRIVTRLCLDRRRSARARRETYVGPWLPDPLVGSVEPNETVADDVTVTLMLALERLSPLERAAFLLHDVFDVPLTEVAITLGRQPAAVRQLAARARKHVQTARPRFDVEPADADRITRAFFAAARDGDVAALSALLARNVEIHTDGGGKVLAFRNVIRGVERALRLFARQRRKYVVPPKLLRVVTIDGLPGYVCLDGRGVLQTTALDIREDGITAIYIVKNPDKLSHLATEMDFPARISPIPPAS; encoded by the coding sequence ATGGACGATCAGCGGACCACCGAGTTCGAAGCGGAGCGCAGGCGCCTGACACGCTTGGCCTATCGGATGATGGGCTCGCTCACCGAGGCGGAGGACGTCGTTCAGGACGCATGGCTACGGTGGGTCGGGGTGGAGCGTGGCGTCGATTCGCCTCCCGGCTATCTGACCCGCATTGTCACACGCCTGTGCCTCGACCGACGCCGCTCCGCGCGGGCGCGCCGGGAAACCTACGTCGGACCCTGGCTGCCAGATCCTCTCGTCGGTTCCGTGGAGCCGAACGAGACGGTCGCCGACGACGTCACGGTCACGTTGATGCTGGCCCTTGAGCGCCTGTCGCCTCTTGAGCGGGCCGCTTTCCTTCTCCACGACGTCTTTGACGTGCCGCTGACCGAAGTGGCCATCACGCTCGGCCGCCAGCCGGCAGCTGTTCGTCAGCTCGCGGCGCGCGCCCGCAAGCACGTGCAGACCGCACGTCCCCGCTTTGATGTCGAACCCGCGGATGCGGATCGGATCACCCGTGCTTTCTTCGCCGCAGCACGCGACGGGGACGTGGCGGCGCTTTCGGCGCTGCTGGCAAGGAATGTCGAGATCCATACCGATGGCGGCGGCAAAGTCCTTGCTTTCCGCAATGTCATTCGGGGGGTCGAGCGGGCCCTGCGCCTATTTGCTAGGCAGCGACGCAAATACGTCGTACCGCCGAAGCTGCTTCGTGTCGTCACCATCGACGGCCTGCCAGGCTACGTTTGCCTCGATGGACGCGGCGTTCTGCAGACGACTGCGCTCGACATCCGCGAGGACGGGATCACCGCGATCTACATCGTCAAAAACCCGGACAAGCTGTCGCACTTAGCAACAGAAATGGACTTTCCAGCTCGCATCTCGCCGATACCGCCAGCTTCATGA
- a CDS encoding winged helix-turn-helix domain-containing tetratricopeptide repeat protein: MRYLFEEYVFDTDRRELHRGTDAVSVTPQVFDLLDYLIRNRDRVVSKDDLITAIWKGRIVSDSALTTRLNAARAAIGDTGEEQRLIKTLPRRGFRFVGQMRETPEVANPNPRGASESSLALPDKPSIAVLPFENMSGDPEQEYFADGMVEEIITALSRFKSLFVIARNSSFTFKGKAVDVKEVGRRLGVRYVLEGSVRKASGKVRIAGQLIDAVTGAHIWADRFERDLTDIFDLQDEVTVAVVSAIQPKLFQAATEMATRRRPENLTAYDFFIRARQQYYLFTREGVAEGLRLAHRALELDPRFGVAAVLAGIRHVHNVIFGYAIDPQFDRSEAVRLSRLALSIDDSDPDTLAIAAIISAFMVGDSESEIEMTDRAVALNPNSYIAWSCRGHVYRIAGVPEEALRSFERAMRLSPVDPQLHTTLAGMGMAFIELSRFDEAIVAGKKAQRQSPSYSPAYRCLASAFAHLGRDIEAHDTAARLLETDPAFTISAWIARGGQSNAKLLIEGLRKAGLPE; this comes from the coding sequence TTGCGCTATCTATTCGAGGAGTACGTATTCGATACTGACCGGCGCGAGCTGCATCGGGGGACTGATGCAGTGTCGGTCACACCGCAGGTTTTTGACCTGCTCGACTACCTGATCCGCAACAGGGATCGCGTCGTTAGCAAGGATGACCTCATAACCGCGATCTGGAAAGGACGGATCGTATCCGACTCGGCGCTGACGACTCGGCTAAACGCTGCCCGCGCTGCCATCGGCGATACCGGTGAGGAGCAGCGCCTCATCAAGACGCTTCCGCGTAGGGGCTTCCGTTTCGTCGGACAGATGCGGGAGACGCCAGAAGTTGCGAACCCAAATCCGCGCGGTGCGTCCGAGAGCTCTCTTGCGCTCCCCGACAAACCTTCCATTGCCGTGCTGCCATTCGAAAACATGAGCGGTGACCCCGAACAGGAGTATTTTGCGGATGGAATGGTTGAGGAGATCATCACGGCGCTTTCGCGGTTCAAATCGCTGTTTGTCATCGCTCGCAATTCGAGCTTTACGTTCAAAGGCAAAGCCGTCGATGTGAAGGAGGTCGGACGCAGACTTGGCGTGCGCTACGTCCTTGAGGGGTCTGTGCGCAAGGCATCCGGGAAAGTTCGCATCGCAGGGCAGTTGATTGACGCAGTGACCGGCGCGCACATCTGGGCGGATAGGTTCGAGCGTGACCTGACCGACATTTTCGATCTGCAGGATGAAGTGACGGTCGCTGTTGTCTCAGCTATTCAGCCAAAATTGTTTCAAGCAGCAACTGAGATGGCGACGCGACGGCGACCGGAGAACCTCACCGCATATGATTTCTTTATTCGAGCTAGGCAGCAGTACTATCTGTTCACCCGCGAAGGAGTGGCCGAGGGGCTCCGGCTGGCTCATCGCGCCTTGGAACTGGACCCTCGATTTGGTGTGGCCGCTGTTTTGGCAGGTATCCGTCACGTGCACAACGTCATTTTTGGCTATGCTATCGATCCTCAATTCGACCGTAGCGAAGCAGTTCGGCTTTCTCGCCTGGCATTGAGTATCGACGATAGTGATCCGGACACGTTAGCAATTGCCGCCATAATCTCGGCGTTCATGGTCGGCGATAGTGAAAGTGAGATCGAAATGACTGATCGGGCGGTCGCGCTCAACCCAAACTCATATATCGCATGGAGTTGCAGAGGCCATGTGTATAGGATTGCGGGGGTGCCGGAGGAAGCGCTACGCAGCTTTGAGCGTGCGATGCGCCTGAGCCCGGTAGACCCGCAACTACACACAACGCTTGCTGGGATGGGGATGGCCTTTATTGAGCTTAGTCGGTTTGACGAGGCCATCGTCGCCGGGAAGAAAGCCCAACGTCAGAGCCCCTCCTATTCGCCAGCTTACCGCTGTCTCGCATCCGCCTTCGCCCATCTCGGACGCGACATTGAGGCACATGACACGGCGGCGCGTCTGCTTGAGACCGATCCCGCGTTTACGATTTCTGCGTGGATAGCTCGGGGCGGACAATCAAATGCGAAGCTCTTGATTGAGGGCCTTCGGAAAGCTGGATTGCCTGAATGA
- a CDS encoding response regulator, which yields MMVPQEQLDGNRVRVLLVEDEWFIRFDVAEQLRGAGFEVVEASTADDAMDYISSGERIDALITDIRMPGTFDGLELAGKMRVMQPMLLILVASGSIELESAASRVGRFIRKPYDPKQIAMLIAEMLGPAL from the coding sequence ATGATGGTCCCCCAAGAGCAGCTAGACGGCAACCGAGTCAGGGTTCTGCTCGTGGAGGACGAATGGTTCATTCGATTTGACGTAGCTGAGCAGCTTCGAGGCGCAGGCTTCGAGGTTGTTGAGGCGAGCACCGCCGACGATGCCATGGACTACATCTCATCAGGCGAGCGAATTGACGCGCTTATTACCGACATACGCATGCCCGGAACTTTTGATGGTCTAGAGTTGGCTGGGAAAATGCGCGTTATGCAACCGATGCTCCTTATCCTCGTTGCCTCTGGAAGCATCGAATTGGAGAGCGCAGCGAGCCGCGTAGGTAGGTTCATCCGCAAGCCCTACGATCCAAAGCAGATCGCAATGCTGATCGCGGAGATGCTCGGCCCGGCGCTGTAG
- a CDS encoding response regulator, protein MQTATVLIVERDVLVRHPLAEYLRECGYRVVEATHYDEARECLEGEKHNIDVALIDVGGPTGSGFALSAWIRSTYPTVKTMLGATVGKVLALAGDLCEEGPQAAKKLNYRPVLDHIRQLLATRKGH, encoded by the coding sequence ATGCAAACAGCAACTGTCTTGATCGTCGAGCGAGATGTGCTCGTGCGCCATCCGCTGGCGGAGTACCTTCGCGAGTGCGGCTATCGAGTGGTGGAAGCAACTCACTACGATGAAGCCCGTGAATGCCTCGAAGGCGAGAAACATAACATCGATGTCGCTTTAATCGACGTCGGCGGCCCCACCGGTTCCGGGTTTGCTCTTTCCGCGTGGATACGGAGCACGTACCCAACCGTAAAGACAATGCTGGGCGCGACGGTTGGCAAGGTCCTTGCCCTCGCGGGTGACCTCTGCGAAGAAGGTCCGCAAGCAGCGAAGAAGCTAAACTACCGCCCCGTGCTCGATCACATTCGTCAACTGCTTGCGACCCGGAAGGGGCATTAG
- a CDS encoding PAS domain-containing sensor histidine kinase: MRDEMLTFLNGGGRMGERIRLFDWRSNSLGPPDSWPQSLRSALSICLYSSFPTAIYWGPDFRLLYNDAWSVIPGERHPWALGRPAKEVWSDIWHVVGPQFENVMATGEGFSTYDEMLPMVRGGVQQETYWNYSISPIRGEDGEVAGIFNQGNETTQIVLARRSAQQEIARLSLMFEQAPGATAILRGPRHVFEIANPAYLQLVGRNDILGKSVDQALPEVASQGFIELLDTVYKSGEPYAGRAIPVVLDRSGIREQRHLDFVYQPISDGAGDRYGIFVQATDVTDTIRAVAALRESEERYQAIVNSIDQMIWSTLPDGYHDYYNDRWYEYTGMPKGSTDGEAWNGMFHPDDQERAWKLWRHSLATGAPYHIEYRLRHRSGEYRWVIGRAQCVRNEAGEIIRWYGTCTDLHDLKMAEEARQLLMQELNHRVKNLFQLFEAMVYMTGRSTNTTAEMSAALKERLQALSRAHDLVRIGAADSMPAHSVLLIHLAEQILAPHLSDAQHGKVSLTGPEILLGEKSASAMALILHELATNAIKYGALGHADGKVMIGWAFAGESLVLTWNERNSSAAIAKPTSTGFGSRLIKSAVEGQLGGKVDIVWKPSGVQLRLELSQARLRD; the protein is encoded by the coding sequence ATGCGTGACGAGATGCTGACATTCCTGAACGGGGGAGGACGGATGGGCGAGCGCATCCGCCTGTTCGACTGGAGGTCAAATTCACTCGGGCCTCCGGATTCGTGGCCGCAATCGCTTCGTTCGGCACTGTCCATTTGCCTGTATTCGAGCTTTCCAACGGCGATCTACTGGGGGCCGGACTTCAGGCTCCTTTATAATGACGCGTGGTCTGTCATCCCGGGCGAGCGCCATCCCTGGGCTCTCGGCCGCCCCGCCAAGGAAGTCTGGTCCGACATCTGGCACGTCGTCGGCCCCCAGTTCGAGAACGTGATGGCCACGGGCGAGGGCTTTTCTACCTATGACGAAATGCTGCCAATGGTGCGTGGCGGCGTCCAGCAGGAGACCTACTGGAACTACAGCATCAGCCCGATCCGCGGCGAAGACGGCGAGGTTGCGGGCATCTTCAATCAAGGCAACGAGACAACTCAAATTGTCCTGGCGCGGCGTAGCGCCCAGCAGGAGATTGCGCGTCTGTCCCTGATGTTCGAACAGGCGCCAGGCGCGACGGCCATTCTGCGGGGGCCCCGCCATGTCTTTGAAATCGCAAACCCCGCTTACTTGCAGTTGGTGGGCCGTAACGACATCCTCGGCAAGTCGGTCGACCAGGCCCTGCCCGAGGTGGCATCGCAAGGTTTCATCGAGCTACTCGACACCGTCTACAAGAGCGGAGAGCCTTACGCCGGGCGCGCCATTCCGGTCGTCCTGGATCGAAGTGGAATTCGCGAGCAGCGGCATCTCGATTTCGTCTATCAGCCGATAAGCGACGGCGCGGGCGACCGGTACGGCATTTTCGTGCAAGCGACCGATGTGACGGACACGATCCGGGCGGTGGCTGCTCTTCGCGAAAGCGAGGAACGTTACCAGGCCATCGTTAACTCCATCGACCAGATGATCTGGTCGACGCTGCCCGACGGCTATCACGATTATTACAACGACCGCTGGTACGAATATACGGGGATGCCCAAAGGTTCAACCGATGGTGAGGCCTGGAACGGAATGTTTCACCCCGACGACCAGGAGCGAGCCTGGAAATTGTGGCGCCACAGCTTGGCTACGGGCGCCCCCTATCACATCGAGTATCGGCTGCGGCACCGCTCGGGCGAATATCGCTGGGTGATCGGACGTGCACAGTGCGTCCGCAACGAGGCGGGCGAGATCATCCGCTGGTACGGCACGTGCACCGACCTGCATGATTTGAAAATGGCCGAGGAGGCTCGCCAGCTGCTGATGCAAGAGCTGAATCATCGGGTGAAGAACCTGTTCCAGCTCTTCGAGGCCATGGTGTACATGACGGGCCGATCGACCAATACGACGGCTGAAATGAGCGCCGCGCTTAAAGAACGTTTGCAGGCGCTATCGCGGGCGCATGACCTCGTCCGGATCGGAGCAGCGGATTCGATGCCGGCGCATTCGGTGTTGCTCATCCATCTTGCTGAACAGATATTGGCACCGCATTTGAGTGACGCGCAACATGGCAAAGTGAGCTTGACCGGACCGGAAATCCTGCTGGGCGAGAAATCAGCCTCCGCTATGGCGCTCATCCTGCATGAGCTTGCCACGAACGCTATCAAGTATGGCGCACTGGGTCATGCAGACGGGAAGGTGATGATCGGCTGGGCATTTGCTGGAGAGAGTCTGGTGCTGACGTGGAACGAGCGCAATTCCTCTGCTGCAATTGCCAAGCCGACATCGACCGGTTTCGGCAGCAGGCTCATTAAGTCGGCAGTCGAAGGGCAGCTCGGCGGAAAAGTCGATATTGTTTGGAAGCCTTCTGGCGTACAACTCCGCCTGGAATTAAGCCAGGCACGGCTGCGCGACTGA
- a CDS encoding helix-turn-helix domain-containing protein — protein MDWRQVVANNLRRIRRERGFSQETLATDAGVNRTYISKLEKGSTWVGLEVLVKISKVLQAEPADFLQRPARKPPKKA, from the coding sequence ATGGATTGGCGCCAAGTGGTCGCGAACAATTTGCGAAGGATTCGGCGAGAACGAGGGTTCTCGCAGGAGACCCTCGCGACGGACGCCGGCGTGAATCGCACCTACATCAGTAAGTTGGAGAAGGGCTCGACATGGGTCGGCCTGGAGGTGCTCGTCAAAATCTCAAAGGTGCTCCAGGCTGAGCCAGCTGACTTCCTTCAGCGTCCGGCCCGGAAGCCGCCCAAGAAGGCCTGA
- a CDS encoding J domain-containing protein yields MAKKPPQEPLGCTIATLVIIGLAYSLPYLFTFTVYAFPLFLIFLLVFASWTRRPEPELIDESQISAALHDLETTKRSLLDEIAGLRDQGAREGVRYLTVEDRFEMRSRRGQDLNEALANARSALADVVTRIEMAQHPQHRRDHAWRLSMRSWRRGRAYRLAFIAALFSFAASAALLKAYIYEGADLLVWNAFPNLIGRHVEVATVFGWVLGLATFLAIRRSNRLAAERENGASERHADVLDYIGPQSGDGGYQGNIEIDDPYLILNVSPQATIPEIKAAYRLAIVKCHPDTVADRSKSIREAAEAEAQRVNAAYDAIRNEQGFN; encoded by the coding sequence ATGGCTAAAAAGCCACCGCAAGAGCCGCTCGGCTGCACGATCGCAACCTTGGTTATCATCGGGCTTGCCTATTCGCTCCCCTATCTTTTCACCTTTACCGTCTACGCGTTTCCATTATTCCTCATCTTTCTTTTGGTGTTCGCTAGCTGGACTAGACGGCCGGAGCCAGAGCTCATCGACGAGTCGCAGATTAGTGCTGCCTTGCACGACCTTGAAACAACCAAGAGGTCGCTGCTTGACGAGATTGCTGGTTTAAGAGACCAAGGCGCGAGAGAAGGCGTGCGGTATCTCACAGTAGAAGATCGCTTCGAGATGCGTTCTCGCAGGGGGCAGGATTTGAACGAAGCCCTCGCGAATGCGAGATCGGCTTTGGCCGATGTCGTTACTCGCATTGAGATGGCGCAGCATCCTCAACATCGCAGAGATCATGCTTGGCGGCTGTCTATGCGATCTTGGAGACGAGGAAGGGCCTATCGTCTCGCGTTCATCGCCGCGCTGTTTAGCTTTGCTGCCTCCGCTGCTCTCCTCAAAGCATACATATATGAAGGCGCTGATCTACTTGTGTGGAATGCCTTTCCGAATCTTATCGGTCGTCACGTCGAAGTGGCGACCGTTTTTGGATGGGTGCTTGGCTTGGCGACGTTCTTGGCCATTCGACGTAGCAATCGACTGGCCGCTGAGCGTGAAAACGGCGCTTCGGAACGTCACGCTGACGTGTTGGATTATATCGGACCACAATCAGGCGATGGCGGCTATCAGGGCAATATAGAGATCGACGATCCCTATTTGATCTTGAACGTCTCGCCGCAAGCGACAATACCTGAAATTAAAGCGGCCTATCGGCTCGCAATCGTCAAGTGCCATCCCGACACGGTGGCCGACCGCAGTAAATCAATCCGCGAGGCCGCTGAAGCCGAGGCTCAGCGCGTCAATGCAGCATACGACGCCATTCGGAACGAGCAGGGTTTCAACTAG
- a CDS encoding FHA domain-containing protein: MAFALKLQELMGDTAIIEVFDSRWMKTDQGIEWRGKGEGNARRQQVVTIQSRQYTQLPKAAQDELFQEGQFTEMWPIGPDSPPELGPPRNMRIAQIEDTLLQLAVSDPRIQMRVERFSPKTHNISDQHVLVICEGASSSTREFFLDKFGEPDAKSYSLIDQDDDDDDEESPLEDVVLGLLVKSKLPDATAVALTIGQNRFLLNSLNGEGFLNMRLHPEEVKEVLGVNLAEERFEECIQSNPCMMQRDAKDGGKYYCPTHNTYFKPALEPRASLLWPRILDGLRLFGVAESDLKGITAFRLAMVQRPRFCAEVLPPTRNSPGTYGCLLGDAANAIHFWPGRGLNSGLASAFSLAHCLRDEWNDNGLRDASFMRHEAFMAMLQYRHKTRAWRAMTSVDGAGNIQAIKNLIAKSYASAPDPNKDYRGLLVDRFAGVTKRLEGRLTNLPDAKDFNALLGKLKGRNALRVLYECGAWDTRRMGGDEVDLRLLFDRTIVPMQTMPARPPVQILKKSSSLPRAPYFLLGVILALGSLVALELSFPGSFTFWVNMVGSYIKQLIN; this comes from the coding sequence TTGGCTTTTGCGCTGAAGCTACAGGAGCTAATGGGCGATACGGCTATCATTGAGGTTTTTGACAGCCGATGGATGAAGACAGATCAGGGAATCGAATGGAGGGGGAAAGGTGAAGGTAACGCCCGGAGGCAGCAAGTCGTTACAATCCAGAGTCGCCAGTACACTCAACTTCCGAAGGCCGCTCAAGATGAACTGTTTCAAGAGGGACAATTTACGGAGATGTGGCCCATAGGGCCGGATTCACCTCCGGAGCTTGGGCCACCTCGCAATATGCGGATTGCACAAATCGAGGACACGCTGCTTCAGCTGGCCGTAAGTGATCCTAGAATACAAATGCGCGTCGAGCGTTTTTCGCCTAAAACACACAATATCAGCGACCAACACGTGCTAGTCATTTGCGAAGGCGCGAGCTCTTCGACAAGAGAATTCTTCCTGGACAAATTTGGCGAGCCTGACGCGAAGTCTTATTCCTTGATAGACCAGGATGATGATGACGATGATGAGGAAAGTCCGCTGGAGGATGTTGTTCTTGGACTTTTAGTCAAATCAAAACTCCCAGATGCGACCGCCGTCGCACTCACGATTGGCCAGAATCGTTTTCTACTTAATTCCCTCAATGGCGAGGGATTTTTGAACATGCGACTGCATCCCGAAGAGGTGAAGGAAGTTTTAGGCGTGAACCTCGCAGAAGAAAGGTTCGAAGAATGTATCCAGTCTAATCCGTGTATGATGCAACGAGACGCAAAGGATGGTGGCAAGTACTACTGCCCTACCCACAACACGTATTTCAAGCCCGCACTTGAGCCTCGTGCTTCGCTCCTTTGGCCACGCATCTTGGATGGATTACGCTTATTTGGCGTAGCGGAATCTGATTTGAAGGGCATCACGGCTTTCCGACTTGCAATGGTACAGCGGCCTCGTTTTTGCGCCGAAGTTTTGCCTCCCACAAGAAATTCGCCTGGCACTTACGGTTGCCTATTGGGAGATGCTGCAAATGCTATACATTTCTGGCCCGGTCGAGGCTTGAACAGCGGACTTGCATCCGCGTTTTCGCTCGCTCATTGCCTACGTGATGAGTGGAACGATAACGGATTGCGTGACGCCAGCTTCATGCGGCACGAGGCCTTCATGGCAATGTTGCAGTATCGACATAAGACGCGTGCTTGGCGAGCGATGACAAGCGTCGATGGCGCAGGCAATATACAGGCGATCAAGAATCTGATTGCTAAGTCGTATGCATCTGCACCCGACCCCAATAAAGACTACCGCGGTTTGCTGGTGGATAGATTCGCTGGAGTTACGAAGCGACTCGAAGGGCGATTGACTAATCTGCCCGACGCGAAGGATTTCAATGCGTTGTTAGGCAAGCTAAAAGGTAGAAACGCACTGCGCGTTCTTTATGAATGTGGAGCCTGGGATACACGACGTATGGGAGGCGACGAAGTCGATCTGAGGCTCCTCTTTGATCGTACGATAGTGCCAATGCAAACCATGCCTGCACGACCTCCCGTGCAGATACTGAAGAAGAGTTCTTCTCTGCCACGTGCACCGTATTTCCTTTTGGGCGTTATCTTAGCCCTCGGGTCACTCGTCGCACTTGAATTAAGCTTCCCCGGAAGCTTCACCTTTTGGGTAAATATGGTCGGAAGCTACATCAAGCAATTGATAAACTAA